Proteins from a single region of Numenius arquata chromosome Z, bNumArq3.hap1.1, whole genome shotgun sequence:
- the GKAP1 gene encoding G kinase-anchoring protein 1 yields the protein MASAVISSVPTTASRFALLQVESDTDLEPGKGRRSRGASKSQISGGRSSTNENKRKKRRKKKEQQQSEANELRNLAFKKIPQKSSHGGCLSRCEQKLHTAMQKDSQEENWQEWRQRDEQLTSEMFEADLEKALLLSKLEYEEHKKEHENVEKTSPQSKSVNKKEKKNQQGKDKPLTVSLKDFQSDSNIDNPAKKHEELSSSQSSMHDGGFFNRLEDDVHKILEREKRRVQLADCSETNNCTSHEHNQETVLKDGKTERLKLELEKKDAEIEQLKNIITQWEAKYKEVKARNAQLLKMMHEGEMKDKAEILLQVDECQFIKNELSLQVTVLHAALEQERSKVKLLQAELTKYQSGKKGKRHSESDQCR from the exons ATGGCATCTGCTGTAATCAGTTCAGTTCCTACCACTGCATCTCGTTTTGCTTTACTACAAGTTGAGAGTGATACTGATTTGGAGCCTGGAAAAGGAAGACGCAGCCGAGGTGCCAGTAAATCTCAGATTTCAGGGGGAAGATCATCTACAaatgagaacaagaggaagaaaaggaggaaaaagaaagaacagcagcagagtgAGGCTAATGAG ctcagaaaccttgcttttaaaaagattCCTCAGAAATCCTCGCATGGAGGCTGTCTGTCTCGGTGTGAACAAAAACTGCATACTGCAATGCAGAAGGACTCTCAGGAAGAAAACTGGCAGGAGTGGAGACAAAGAGATGAACAG CTGACTTCTGAAATGTTTGAAGCTGATCTTGAAAAAGCATTGCTGCTAAGCAAACTGGAATATGAGGAGCACAAAAAG GAACATGAAAACGTTGAAAAAACTTCACCTCAGTCAAAGTCTGtgaataagaaagagaaaaagaaccagcaaggaaaagacaaacCTCTCACTGTGTCTCTGAAAGACTTTCAGTCAGACAGTAATATAG ATAACCCTGCTAAAAAACATGAG GAACTGAGCTCTTCCCAGTCTTCAATGCACGATGGAGGATTTTTCAACAGGCTGGAAGATGATGTTCACAAAATacttgaaagagagaaaaggagagtcCAGCTTGCTGATTGCAGTGAAACAAATAACTGCACATCTCATGAACACAACCAG GAAACTGTTTTGAAAGACGGAAAAACAGAACGACTAAAGCTCGAGCTTgaaaagaaagatgcagaaaTTGAGCAACTGAAAAACATAATAACTCAGTGGGAG GCAAAGTATAAAGAAGTAAAAGCAAGAAATGCACAGCTTCTGAAGATGATGCATGAAGGTGAAA TGAAAGACAAAGCAGAAATACTCTTACAGGTTGATGAATGTCAGTTTATCAAAAATGAATTGTCCTTACAG GTAACTGTACTTCATGCTGCATTAGAACAAGAAAGATCCAAAGTGAAACTACTGCAGGCAGAATTAACAAAATATCAG agtgggaaaaaagggaaaaggcacTCAGAATCTGACCAGTGCAGGTGA